One Chanodichthys erythropterus isolate Z2021 chromosome 10, ASM2448905v1, whole genome shotgun sequence DNA segment encodes these proteins:
- the LOC137028649 gene encoding uncharacterized protein, with product MKEREKKEASQRSRRKKRRRRRGRRKRRRGREEQQGRREEQQGGGGEARGEKRSSSRRRRKRRRRRGEKKEKVLGVKEERKKKEEEKEEKERKKKEEEMKKKEEEDEKKDEDRKEAAKGGEREKEGAGGEGEGEGEKGGSGRGGGER from the coding sequence ATGAAGGAAAGGGAGAAAAAGGAGGCGTCGCAGAGGAGTAGGAGAAAGAAGAGAaggagaagaagaggaagaagaaaaagGAGGAGGGGAAGAGAAGAACAACAAGGTAGAAGAGAAGAACAacaaggaggaggaggagaagcaagaggagaaaaaagaagcagcagcaggaggaggagaaagaggaggagaaggagaggGGAGAAAAAGGAGAAAGTGTTGGGGGTGAAGGAGGAGAGGAAGAAAAAGGAGGAGGAGAAAGAAGAGAAGGAGAGGAAGAAGAAAGAGGAGGAGATGAAgaaaaaggaggaggaggatgagaAGAAAGATGAAGATAGAAAAGAAGCAGCAAAAGGAGGAGAACGAGAAAAAGAAGGAGCAGGAGGAGaaggagagggagagggagaaaaAGGAGGCAGTggcagaggaggaggagaaagatAA